The Bacillus sp. NEB1478 genome contains the following window.
ATGTTGCTGTCAGGTCTTGAAAAATAAATGTATTCCATCGAGCACATAGAACGTTGAGCAGAAGTTGAAAAACTATCAACCTTTAGTCCGTCTTCATTGATGATCAAGAGCTCACCTGGCTGCACATCACGCACGTATGTTGCTCCAACAACATCAAATGCACAAGTTTCTGAAGCTACGACATACGCATCTCCTAAAATACCAAGTGACAATGGACGCAAACCATTCGGATCGAGTGCGACCATCATTTCATTCTCTGTCATGACAAGAAAAGCATAAGCTCCTTTAAGCATTGTGAGCGCGTTTTGCATTTTTTCTTTTAACGATGTGTAGCTGCTGCGCTTAATTAAATGCGCCAGCACTTCTGTGTCCGAAGTCGTTTGAAAAATGCTTCCTTGTGATTCTAATTGATGTTTCAGCGCATTCGCATTCACAAGATTTCCATTATGAGCGAGCGCTAGAGAACTCGTTTGGGAACGGAATAATAATGGCTGCACATTCGCAAGCTCGTTTCCTCCCGCTGTTGAATACCGGACATGGCCAATTGCACCATATCCTATTAAATTCTCTAACTCGCCTTTTCCGAAAACTTCGTTAACAAGGCCGCTTCCTTTATGTGTTCGCAAACGCTCCCCATCTGTTACAACGATTCCCGCACCTTCTTGTCCTCGATGCTGCAAACTATGCAATCCATAATACGTAAGCTGTGCGGCATCTGGATGTCCCCAAATACCAAACACACCGCATTCTTCGTTTAAACCTTTGATGTCAGCAAGCATGGAATAGCTCCCTTCCAGGCTTCATGCAGCTCCTCAAGCGTACAGGATACAAGTTCTTCACCTTGCTCATTGTCGATAGCAAGACCGCTCTCAGAACGCACAAACCCAATGATTTTTGTATCATTAACAAGCTGTTCAAATTCGTCTTGATGTTCAGGTTTTACTGTCACTAAGAAACGTGATTGCGATTCACCGAAAAGACTTCCGACCGGTTCATCTGTTAAAGTCACACTCGCGCCGACTTTTCCGTCCATTACAGACTCAGCAAGTGCAACTGATAGTCCGCCTTCTGCCACATCATGTGCAGATGCAATCAATCCTTTTTGAATCGCAGCTAAAAGGTCACTTTGTCTCGCTTCTTCTACTTCTAGATCAATGTGCGGTGCCTTGCCGAAAATGCGTCCTTCTTTCATCTTCTGCAGCTCACTTCCGCCAAATTCCGCTTTGGACTCACCGATTAAATAAATGATGTCTCCCGCTTCCTTAAAGCTTTGCGTCACGATATGCTTCGTGTCCTCGATCAGTCCGACCATGCCGATAACAGGTGTCGGATAAACCGCTACTCCGTTTGTTTCGTTATAAAGTGATACGTTACCGCCGATAACCGGAGTTGCCAGTTTCGTACATGCCGCACTAATGCCGTCAGCTGATTTCTCCAGCTGCCAGAAAATTTCTGGTTTCTCAGGGTTTCCGTAGTTTAAGCAATCTGTCAAAGCTAGCGGCTTCGCTCCCGAACATACAAGGTTACGAGCAGCCTCAGCAACTGCGATTTTCCCGCCGACTTCTGGATCCAAGTACAAATAACGAGAATTACAATCTGTCGTCATCGCAAGTGCCTTTTTCGTTCCTCTTATTCTAACAACAGCCGCGTCAGATCCTGGCGCAACAACCGTATTCGTGCGCACCATATAGTCATATTGGTTATAAACCCATTCTTTGCTCGCGATCGTTGGTTGAGCCAATAAAGAAAGCAACGTTGATTTGAAGCTTAGAATTTCTGGAACGTAAGCTTCTTGTGATTGGAACTCACTATAATAAGCCGGTTCTTTTGATGGCTTATTATAAACAGGTGCATCTTCAGCAAGAGCATCTACCGGAAGTTCTGCAACGATTTCCTCGTTATGAGTAAGTCTCAGTACCTTCTCTTCGATTACTGTTCCAACTGTTACACAATCTAGATCCCATTTTGCAAAAATCTCTTCAACTTCATGCTCACGGCCTTTTTCAACGACTAAAAGCATTCTTTCTTGAGACTCTGAAAGCATCATCTCATATGCCGTCATGCCTGTTTCACGCTGTGGAATCAGATTCAAGTTCATCTCAATCCCCATCCCAGCTTTACTCGCCATCTCAGCAGATGAACTTGTTAAGCCTGCTGCTCCCATGTCCTGAATTCCGACAAGAGCATCACAGTTTTGAATGAGTTCGAGGCATGCTTCCATGACAAGCTTTTCCATGAATGGATCGCCAACTTGTACCGCCGGGCGTTTTTCTTCGGATGCTTCAGAAAGCTCTTCAGATGCAAAGGTTGCACCGTGGATGCCATCTCTGCCTGTTTTTGCACCAACGTACATTACGGAGTTGCCTGCGCCTTTTGCCTGGCCTTTTTTAATATCTTTATGATCAATCAAACCTACGCACATTGCATTAACTAACGGATTACCTTCGTATGACGGATCAAACTGAACTTCGCCGCCAACTGTAGGAATTCCAATACAGTTCCCGTAGCCTGCGATTCCTGCTACCACTTGTTCGAATAAATACTTCACTCGCGGTGATTCAAGTTCACCGAAACGAAGAGAGTTCAGCATTGCGATTGGACGTGCTCCCATCGAGAAGACGTCACGAATAATTCCGCCGACACCTGTTGCCGCCCCTTGATATGGTTCAATGGCTGATGGATGGTTATGTGATTCAATTTTGAACACAACCGCCTGGCCATCACCTATATCTACGATTCCTGCACCTTCACCAGGACCTTGCAGCACACGCTCTCCCTTAGTCGGGAACTTGCTTAAAACAGGTTTGGAGTTTTTATAAGAACAATGCTCGCTCCACATAACAGAGAACAATCCCGTTTCCGTCCAGTTTGGCGACCTGCCGATAATTTTTTCGATCAGTTCAAACTCGGAATCATTTAAGCCCATTTCACGGTACAATTTTTCTTCTTTAATTTGAGAACTTGTTGGTTCATGTAGTAGCGACATAACGTTCCCTCCAGCTCTTCACGATTGATTGAAATAGTTTCAGACCATCATTGCTTCCTAACAGCTCATCAACAGCGCGTTCCGGGTGCGGCATCATCCCAAGTACATTGCCGCTCTTATTCGTGATCCCCGCGATATCTTCAACTGATCCGTTTGGATTGTTCGCATAAGTGAAAACAACCTGGTTGTTTGCTTTCAGATCTTCCAGTGTCTCTGGATCGCAATAGTAGTTTCCTTCGCCATGTGCGACCGGAACTGTAATTCGCTCTCCTTTTTCATAAAGACCAGAAAACATCGTTGTATCGTTCTCTACAATAAGACCCTCCTGCTTGCAGATGAATTTCAAAGATTCATTGCGGCGCATCGCACCAGGCAATAAACCTGCTTCAAGTAAAATTTGAAATCCGTTGCACACACCAAGAACTGGTTTGCCTGCGTTAGCTGCTTTTACGACTTCGCTCATTACGTTCGAAAAGCGTGCGATTGCTCCTGTTCGAAGATAATCTCCGTATGAAAAGCCGCCAGGCAGTAATATACCGTCAAATCGACTTAAATCTGTTTCATCATGCCATACATATTCAACGTCCATTCCGAGTTCGTCTTTTACCGCATGATACATGTCCGTATCACAGTTCGAGCCCGGAAATACTATCACTGCGAACTTCACTGTGCAACGACCTCCTCCACCTCGTAGCGGTAGTCTTCGATGACCGGATTGGATAATAGTTTTGTACACATTTCTGCGATCTTCGCATCTAAATCATAATCACCTTTTTGCATCGTCAGCTCTAGATACTTTCCGATACGAACATCCTCTACCTCTGACTGCCCCATTTTATGAAGAGATCCCATAACTGCCTTTCCTTGTGGGTCCAATACACTCTCTCTTAGCGTTACATAAACTTTTACTTTGTACATGATAGGCCTCCTAGACGTTTTAGAATTTTTTCGTATGCATCTGTTAAACTTCCAAGCTCACGGCGGAACACATCTTTATCCAGCTTCTCGTTCGTTTCTGCATCCCAAAGTCTGCAAGTGTCAGGTGAAATCTCATCAGCTAATAGCAGCTGTCCATTCTCATCCACTCCAAACTCTAATTTGAAATCGACGAGCTTAACTTGTTTGTCTGCAAAATAACTCGTTAATAATTCATTGATTTTAAATGCCTGTTCTGAAATCTGCTGAAGCTGTTCTTTTGTAGCGAGGTCAAGAATATCGATATGATCTTCGTTGATGAGCGGATCACCAAGGTCATCATTTTTGTAATAATATTCTAAAATGGTTCTCGGCAGGATTTGTCCTTCTGGAATCCCTAATCGCTTCGCAAGTGTTCCAGCTGCAATATTACGAATTACAACTTCTATGGGTAAGATCTTCACTTTTTTCACAAGCTGTTCTGTTTCTGAGATGCGTTTTACAAAGTGAGAACGGATGCCTTTTTCTTTTAAAAGTTCAAACAAGATGGTCGAAATCTCGTTGTTCAGTCTTCCTTTGCCTTGAATCTCGGCTTTCTTTTCCCCATTAAATGCTGTTGCTGAATCTTTATAGCTGATCCAAACGACTTGCTCATCTGTCGTGCGGTAGATTTTCTTCGCTTTTCCTTCATACAGCTGTTCTAACTTCTCCATTTTGACCCCTCCGTTTTATGAACATTCCCGATATTCAATCTTTAAAAAAAGGCAAAGAGAAAGAGAGCTTAATATATCACTCTCTTTTTTAGTTGAAGTCTTTCTTCATTCTTCTTAAAGTCCTAGTCTGTCAAAAATCGTATCGACGTGTGACAGGTGGTAACTATAATCAAAGCACTCAGAGATTTCTTCAGGTGTTAACTTGTCTGTAATTTTCGGCTCAGCTTCTACCAATGTTCTGAACTGGACGCCTTCTTCCCACGCCTGCATCGCTTTTGGCTGAACGGTATCATAAGCTTCTTCCCTTGCCATGCCTTTGTCGATCAGTTTCAGAAGAACACGCTGTGAATAGATTAAGCCATATGTGCGTTCCATGTTGCGCTTCATATTCTCTGGGAAAACAGTTAAATTCTTAATAATATTTCCAAAACGGTTCAGCATGTAATTGAGTGCAATCGTAGCATCCGGTAATATCACACGCTCTGCAGATGAATGCGAGATGTCGCGCTCGTGCCAAAGTGACACATTCTCATAAGCTGTCATCATGTATCCGCGGATGACGCGAGCAAGCCCCGTCATGTTCTCAGATCCGATCGGGTTACGTTTATGCGGCATTGCGGAAGATCCTTTTTGGCCTTTTGCAAAGAACTCTTCCACTTCACGCGTTTCACTCTTTTGAAGTCCGCGAACTTCTGTAGCAAACTTCTCGATGCTCGTCGCGATAAGTGCCAATGTTGACATGTAGTGCGCGTGACGGTCGCGCTGCAATGTTTGTGTAGAAATCGGCGAAGCTTCAAGCCCTAACTTTTCACACACATACTTTTCAACGAAAGGATCGATGTTAGCATACGTCCCAACAGCTCCAGAAATCTTACCGAAGCGAACGGTATCAGATGCTTGCTTAAAGCGTTCTACGTTACGTTTCATCTCTTCGTACCAAAGAGCCAGCTTCAATCCGAATGTCGTAGGTTCTGCATGTACACCGTGTGTACGTCCCATCATGACTGTGTATTTATGTTCTTTCGCTTTCTCTCCTAAAATCTCAACAAAACGGTCCAAGTCTTTTGCCAAAATATCATTTGCTTGTTTCAAAAGATATGAAAGTGCTGTATCCACAACATCTGTTGAAGTAAGCCCGTAATGCACCCACTTGCGTTCTTCGCCAAGCGTTTCAGAAACAGCTCTTGTAAAAGCAACCACATCATGGCGTGTTTCTTCTTCGATCTCTAAAATTCGGTTAATATCAAACGACGCATTTTCGCGAAGCTTCTTCACATCTTCTTTCGGAATGTCACCTAACTCTGCCCATGCTTCACAAGCTAAAATCTCTACTTCCAGCCATGCCTGGTATTTGTTTTCATCCGTCCAAATCGCACCCATCTCCGGGCGTGTATACCGTTCAATCATCGTTGTACCTCCGTTTTGTTCTCTATAAATATGCTGGACACTTTTTCTGCTTTTTCGATTGCTTCTTCCACTGTTTCACCTAATACAGTGATGTGCCCCATTTTACGTTTCGCTTTAGCTTCTTTTTTTCCGTACAGATGCAGTTTCGCTTCTCCTAATTTCCCTATCTCTCTTAACACGGTCTCATGATGTTCACCTAAGATGTTGATCATCACGGCCGGCTTTATCAGTTCAGTATTGCCAAGCGGCCAGTTGCACACAGCACGAACATGCTGGTCGAACTGGGATGTTTCGCATGCTTCAATCGTGTAATGGCCTGAGTTATGCGGTCTTGGCGCTAACTCATTCACGTAGATCTCACCGTTATTAGCGACGAACATCTCTACGGCAAGCGTACCGACAAGCTCAAGCTCCGTTGCGATTGACCCCGCTAACTCCTTTGCTTGTTCGGCTGTCTCTTTAGAAATCCGTGCTGGTACGATCGTCTGATGCAGAATGTTATCTCTATGAATATTCTCTGCTATCGGGAACGATTTAACCTCTCCGCTTACACTTCTTGTTAATATTACCGAAATCTCTTTATCAAACTGCAGCCAAGACTCTAGCACGCAGTCTTTCTCTTTATTTAAAAGCTCAGAAGCAATTTTCAAATCGCCTTCCTGTTTGATGACGAATTGACCTTTGCCATCATATCCTCCTCGGCACGTTTTCAGTACAGAAGGATACCCAAGCTGTGTTATCGCGTCATTTAGTGAATCGATATCTGAAACTGGTTTAAAAGGCGCAACCGGAACCCCAGCTTTTACGAGTGTTTCTTTTTCACGAAGACGATGCTGTGTGACAGAAAGAAGACGGCTTCCCTGCGGCAAGTTCGCGTTCTCTTGGAGCCATTCGGCACTCATAGAGTCAATGTTCTCAAACTCATACGTGACAACATCACTTAATTCAGCCAGCTGTCGGATGCCTTCTTTATCTTCATAACCTGCGGTGATTTGTTGATCGGCTACTTGTCCGCACGGCGAGTCTTCACCAGGTTCCAAAACAATAACCTTGAGCCCCATCTCTCTTGCACTCAATGCCATCATGCGGCCTAACTGCCCTCCGCCTAATATTCCGATTGTCTGTTGTGGTTGGATTGTTTTATACAAGCTGCTCACTACTTTCAATCGCCATTTTTTGAGCGTTTGCCCGGCGTTGTTTTAATCGCTGTCTTACACCTTCATCATGAACGGCTACCATTTGTGCAGCTAAGAGTCCTGCATTCGCTGCACCTGCTTTTCCGATTGCAACTGTCGCTACCGGCACACCTTTAGGCATTTGAACGATAGATAAAAGTGAATCCATACCGTTAAGTGCTTTTGACTGAACCGGAACGCCGATGACAGGAACAATTGTCTTCGCTGCAACCATTCCTGGCAGATGTGCTGCACCGCCAGCTCCAGCGATAATGACCTCTATACCTTTTTGTTCCGCCTCTTCCGCATACTGAAACATAAGGTCTGGTGTACGGTGTGCTGAAACTACTTTTTTCTCATATGCTACATCTAATTCTTCTAAAATATCGCACGCTTCTTTCATTGTTTCCCAATCTGAAACACTTCCCATGATCACGCCAACTTTAGCCATGGCAGCCTCCTTATTGTCAGAAAAAATAAAAAAGTCCAGTTTGTATGCTTCTCCCATCTATGAGAGAAAGCAGCCAACTGGACGTACGTATCCAATAAAAATTAACAGAAAGATGCTTTCCCTCATAGTCTGATGAAATAACGGTCATCAGGTAGAGACTTACGGGCCATATCCCCGAAATTATATGAGGGCTTTATTCTTCTGACTATATTGTAGCAATTGAGGTTTTCATTTGTCAACAAAAATCGAACATTATGTAATAATAAAGTTTTAATGTTCGTGTTTTACTCTTAATCGATTCGTTTCCCTTCAAAAACAATACGCTGTTCTTTCACTTCCGGCTCCATTCTGCCGTTTCGTTTCACTTCATGAAAAACAGGTTCTTCCATTCTTCTGACAGGTGTGTAGCCTTCTGCCGCCATGCGATCTAAACAATCGGAGATCGTCTCGCCAGGCTCGACTGCAAACTTTTTCTTAGATGGTTTCTTCTCCATCTGTTACCTCCTGATACCCTTGACCCAAAATCCACCATGGAAAGCTTTCGGTTCATGCGAAATAATAAATGCCTTTGGATCTAAATCTTTCACAGTATTATATAAGTTCATTTCCGATTTGCGGGATGTTAAGATTTCCATCATAAGACGCTGACCTTCACGGCCTTCCGCGAGCCAATTTGTAACTCCATATCCTTTATTACGCAGTTCATTCGGCAAACCGCCTCCTAGATCTGTCGTAATCACGTTAACGGTAGTATAACCAAGTGCGAGCTTTTCTTCAATTTTCATCCCTACAATAACGCCTACTCCATAACCAATCGCATAAGCAAGCAAGTTTTGAATCTGGTTTAAATTGTCTAAAACAAGCCCAAGTCCCACAACATATATAATTACTTCAAACACACTGATAAAAGCCGCCAAGTACCGCTGCCCTTTAAGTGTTAAAATCATTCGGATCGTAAAGAACGAAACGTAAACGACATTAATTAACAGAATAATACCAACCATAACAAACGCATTATCCAACATGTTGATGGCCTCCCAGGTGAAAAATACTCCGTTAAGAATAACACTTTTTGGACAAGTTGGAAACTGGAGAAAAGATGCAAAAATGCTTCTGTAAGTGCGGGATTTTTGCGTGGTGGTGTGGGTATTTTGGGGATGGCGCGCTTATTTTCCGTATGGCGCGCTTATTTTCCGTATGGCGCGCATAATTTCTGTATGGCGCGCTTATTTCTTGGATCGCAAGGGTATTTTAGTATTTTTAGAGTTATATTGAGGTTTGGTATATGCCAAACTACCTTATTTTTATTTGAATTCTGCTGTTTGGTGTTAACCAAACCACCATTTATTGATCTTTCTTGCTTCTAAACTAAAAAGAAGATCGATAAAATCGATCTTCTACCTATTAATATATAAAATAAAAAAAAGATGGAACGAACATAAAGTTCGTCCCACCTTCTTTGCTCAGCGACGTCCTACTCTAACAGGGGGAGACCCCCAACTACCATCGGCGCTGAAGAGCTTAACTTCCGTGTTCGGTATGGGAACGGGTGTGACCTCTTCGCCATCATCACTGAACCTAAGTTTTTTGATAAGCGTCGAATCTCTTCGTCAGTTTCGTTCTTCCGGTACTCACGTATGTGTAATACGCTCCGTTCCTTCAAAACTTCACTTCCTCGACCTTCTCGCTTCTGAAAAAACTATTATTAAGTTGAGAGTATGTTCTCTCAAAACTAGATACGACGTTTCCAAACGTTATGCTTTTTTAAGGATAAGCCCTCGACCGATTAGTATCTGTCAGCTCCACGTGTCGCCACGCTTCCACACCAGACCTATCAACCTCATCATCTCTAAGGGGTCTTACTCACTTGACGTGATGGGAAATCTCATCTTGAGGGGGGCTTCATGCTTAGATGCTTTCAGCACTTATCCCGTCCACACGTAGCTACCCAGCTATGCCCCTGGCGGAACAACTGGTACACCAGCGGTGTGTCCATCCCGGTCCTCTCGTACTAAGGACAGCTCCTCTCAAATTTCCTGCGCCCGCGACGGATAGGGACCGAACTGTCTCACGACGTTCTGAACCCAGCTCGCGTACCGCTTTAATGGGCGAACAGCCCAACCCTTGGGACCTACTTCAGCCCCAGGATGCGATGAGCCGACATCGAGGTGCCAAACCTCCCCGTCGATGTGGACTCTTGGGGGAGATAAGCCTGTTATCCCCAGGGTAGCTTTTATCCGTTGAGCGATGGCCCTTCCATGCGGAACCACCGGATCACTAAGCCCGACTTTCGTCCCTGCTCGACTTGTAGGTCTCGCAGTCAAGCTCCCTTGTGCCTTTACACTCTGCGAATGATTTCCAACCATTCTGAGGGAACCTTTGGGCGCCTCCGTTACTGTTTAGGAGGCGACCGCCCCAGTCAAACTGCCCACCTGACACTGTCTCTGAACCGGATCACGGTTCTAGGTTAGAATTTCAATACAGCCAGGGTAGTATCCCACCGACGCCTCCACCGAAGCTGGCGCTCCGGCTTCTCAGGCTCCTACCTATCCTGTACAAGCTGTACCAAAATCCAATATCAAGTTGCAGTAAAGCTCCATGGGGTCTTTCCGTCCTGTCGCGGGTAACCTGCATCTTCACAGGTACTATAATTTCACCGGGTCTCTCGTTGAGACAGTATCCAAGTCGTTACACCTTTCGTGCGGGTCGGAACTTACCCGACAAGGAATTTCGCTACCTTAGGACCGTTATAGTTACGGCCGCCGTTTACTGGGGCTTCAATTCAGAGCTTCTCCTAAAAGGATAACCCCTCCTCTTAACCTTCCAGCACCGGGCAGGTGTCAGCCCCTATACTTCACCTTGCGGTTTCGCAGAGACCTGTGTTTTTGCTAAACAGTCGCTTGGATCTATTCACTGCGGCTCTCTCGGGCGATAAACCCTATCAGAGCACCCCTTCTCCCGAAGTTACGGGGTCATTTTGCCGAGTTCCTTAACGAGAGTTCTCCCGATCATCTTAGGATTCTCTCCTCGCCTACCTGTGTCGGTTTGCGGTACGGGCACATCTTTCCTCACTAGAGGCTTTTCTTGGCAGTGTAGGATCAGGGACTTCGGTACTAAATTTCCCTCGCCATCACAGCTCAGCCTTCACGTTGGACGGATTTGCCTATCCAACAGCCTAACTGCTTAGACGCACTATTCCATCAGTGCGCTCACCCTACCTTACTGCGTCCCCCCATCGTTCAAACGGAAAGGAAGTGGTACAGGAATATCAACCTGTTATCCATCGCCTACGCTTTTCAGCCTCGGCTTAGGCCCCGACTAACCCTGAGCGGACGAGCCTTCCTCAGGAAACCTTAGGCTTTCGATGGACAAGATTCTCACTTGTCTTTCGCTACTCATACCGGCATTCTCACTTCAAAGCGCTCCACCAGTCCTTCCGGTCTGACTTCGCTGCACTTCGAACGCTCCCCTACCCCTGTACCATACGGTACAAGCCATAGCTTCGGTGATACGTTTAGCCCCGTTACATTTTCGGCGCAGAGTCACTCGACCAGTGAGCTATTACGCACTCTTTAAATGGTGGCTGCTTCTAAGCCAACATCCTGGTTGTCTGGGCAACTCCACATCCTTTGCCACTTAACGTATACTTTGGGACCTTAGCTGATGGTCTGGGCTGTTTCCCTTTTGACTACGGATCTTATCACTCGCAGTCTGACTCCCGCGGATAATTCTCTGGCATTCGGAGTTTGACTGAATTCGGTAACCCTGTGGGGGCCCCTAGTCCAATCAGTGCTCTACCTCCAGGAATCTTGCCGCGAGGCTAGCCCTAAAGCTATTTCGGGGAGAACCAGCTATCTCCGTGTTCGATTGGCATTTCACCCCTACCCACACCTCATCCCCGCACTTTTCAACGTGCGTGGGTTCGGGCCTCCATTCAGTGTTACCTGAACTTCACCCTGGACATGGGTAGATCACACGGTTTCGGGTCTACGACCACGTACTATGTCGCCCTATTCAGACTCGCTTTCGCTGCGGCTCCGTCTATTCAACTTAACCTTGCACGGGATCGTAACTCGCCGGTTCATTCTACAAAAGGCACGCCGTCACCCGTTAATGGGCTCCGACTACTTGTAGGCACACGGTTTCAGGATCTATTTCACTCCCCTTCCGGGGTGCTTTTCACCTTTCCCTCACGGTACTGGTTCACTATCGGTCACTAGGGAGTATTTAGCCTTGGGAGATGGTCCTCCCGGATTCCGACGGGGTTTCACGTGTCCCGCCGTACTCAGGATCCACTCTGGAGGGAACGAAGTTTCAGCTACAGGGCTGTTACCTTCTTCGGCTGGCCTTTCCAGACCACTTCACCTACCTCGTTCCTTTGTAACTCCGTATAGAGTGTCCTACAACCCCAGAGGGCAAGCCCTCTGGTTTGGGCTGATTCCGTTTCGCTCGCCGCTACTCAGGAAATCGCATTTGCTTTCTCTTCCTCCGGGTACTTAGATGTTTCAGTTCCCCGGGTCTGCCTTCTCATACCCTATGTATTCAGATATGGATACCATCCCATTACGGATGGTGGGTTCCCCCATTCGGAAATCCCCGGATCAATGCTTACTTACAGCTCCCCGAGGCATATCGGTGTTCGTCCCGTCCTTCTTCGGCTCCTAGTGCCAAGGCATCCACCGTGCGCCCTTTCTAGCTTAACCTTATATTGATGTTTGATAAGCATCGAATCTCTTCGTTGACTTCGTCTTTCCGGTGCTCATGTATCGAAATACACTCCACTCCTTCAAGACTTTGTCGCCTCAATCTTCTCGCTTCTGAAACATCAAACAGTTATTGCTTGGCGCAGATAAATAATATATATCTGCCTTGCATATTGTTTGGATGTCGATATCTAGTTTTCAAAGAACATAAAACCATTAAAAAAGGCATCATCGTAAGATGTGCAATGGTGGAGCTTAGCGGGATCGAACCGCTGACCTCCTGCGTGCAAGGCAGGCGCTCTCCCAGCTGAGCTAAAGCCCCAAATGTTTGGGTTTTATAAAAATGGTGGGCCTAAATGGACTCGAACCATCGACCTCACGCTTATCAGGCGTGCGCTCTAACCAGCTGAGCTATAGGCCCATAAAGGAATGTTGAAGTTCCTTCAAAACTGAACAAAAGAAGAATAGGCGTACTTACGAAACAGTCTAAGCTGTCTCATAATCTCCATAGAAAGGAGGTGATCCAGCCGCACCTTCCGATACGGCTACCTTGTTACGACTTCACCCCAATCATCTGTCCCACCTTCGGCGGCTGGCTCCCAAAAGGGTTACCCCACCGACTTCGGGTGTTACAAACTCTCGTGGTGTGACGGGCGGTGTGTACAAGGCCCGGGAACGTATTCACCGCGGCATGCTGATCCGCGATTACTAGCAATTCCGGCTTCATGTAGGCGAGTTGCAGCCTACAATCCGAACTGAGAGTGGCTTTTTGGGATTGGCTTGGCCTCGCGGCTTCGCAACCCTTTGTACCACCCATTGTAGCACGTGTGTAGCCCAGGTCATAAGGGGCATGATGATTTGACGTCATCCCCACCTTCCTCCGGTTTGTCACCGGCAGTCACCTTAGAGTGCCCAACTGAATGCTGGCAACTAAGGTCAAGGGTTGCGCTCGTTGCGGGACTTAACCCAACATCTCACGACACGAGCTGACGACAACCATGCACCACCTGTCACTCTGTCCCCCGAAGGGGAAAGCTCTATCTCTAGAGTGGTCAGAGGATGTCAAGACCTGGTAAGGTTCTTCGCGTTGCTTCGAATTAAACCACATGCTCCACTGCTTGTGCGGGCCCCCGTCAATTCCTTTGAGTTTCAACCTTGCGGTCGTACTCCCCAGGCGGAGTGCTTAATGTGTTAACTTCAGCACTGAGGGTGGAACCCCCCAACACCTAGCACTCATCGTTTACGGCGTGGACTACCAGGGTATCTAATCCTGTTTGCTCCCCACGCTTTCGCGCCTCAGCGTCAGTTACAGGCCAAAAAGCCGCCTTCGCCACTGGTGTTCCTCCACATCTCTACGCATTTCACCGCTACACGTGGAATTCCACTTTTCTCTCCTGCACTCAAGTCTCCCAGTTTCCAATGACCCTCCACGGTTGAGCCGTGGGCTTTCACATCAGACTTAAGAGACCGCCTGCGCGCGCTTTACGCCCAATAATTCCGGATAACGCTTGCCACCTACGTATTACCGCGGCTGCTGGCACGTAGTTAGCCGTGGCTTTCTGGTTAG
Protein-coding sequences here:
- the purF gene encoding amidophosphoribosyltransferase, whose amino-acid sequence is MLADIKGLNEECGVFGIWGHPDAAQLTYYGLHSLQHRGQEGAGIVVTDGERLRTHKGSGLVNEVFGKGELENLIGYGAIGHVRYSTAGGNELANVQPLLFRSQTSSLALAHNGNLVNANALKHQLESQGSIFQTTSDTEVLAHLIKRSSYTSLKEKMQNALTMLKGAYAFLVMTENEMMVALDPNGLRPLSLGILGDAYVVASETCAFDVVGATYVRDVQPGELLIINEDGLKVDSFSTSAQRSMCSMEYIYFSRPDSNIEGINVHAARKSLGKKMFEEAPVEADVVTGVPDSSISAAIGYAEASGIPYEIGLIKNRYVGRTFIQPSQELRELGVKMKLSPVRGIVEGKRVVMVDDSIVRGTTSRRIVKMLRAAGATEVHVRITAPPIAHPCYYGIDTSERAELIASKHSVEEIREIIGADSLSFISVEGLMEGIGRSNAEPNCGQCLACFTGRYPTEIYPDTVLPYEKELV
- the purL gene encoding phosphoribosylformylglycinamidine synthase subunit PurL; the encoded protein is MSLLHEPTSSQIKEEKLYREMGLNDSEFELIEKIIGRSPNWTETGLFSVMWSEHCSYKNSKPVLSKFPTKGERVLQGPGEGAGIVDIGDGQAVVFKIESHNHPSAIEPYQGAATGVGGIIRDVFSMGARPIAMLNSLRFGELESPRVKYLFEQVVAGIAGYGNCIGIPTVGGEVQFDPSYEGNPLVNAMCVGLIDHKDIKKGQAKGAGNSVMYVGAKTGRDGIHGATFASEELSEASEEKRPAVQVGDPFMEKLVMEACLELIQNCDALVGIQDMGAAGLTSSSAEMASKAGMGIEMNLNLIPQRETGMTAYEMMLSESQERMLLVVEKGREHEVEEIFAKWDLDCVTVGTVIEEKVLRLTHNEEIVAELPVDALAEDAPVYNKPSKEPAYYSEFQSQEAYVPEILSFKSTLLSLLAQPTIASKEWVYNQYDYMVRTNTVVAPGSDAAVVRIRGTKKALAMTTDCNSRYLYLDPEVGGKIAVAEAARNLVCSGAKPLALTDCLNYGNPEKPEIFWQLEKSADGISAACTKLATPVIGGNVSLYNETNGVAVYPTPVIGMVGLIEDTKHIVTQSFKEAGDIIYLIGESKAEFGGSELQKMKEGRIFGKAPHIDLEVEEARQSDLLAAIQKGLIASAHDVAEGGLSVALAESVMDGKVGASVTLTDEPVGSLFGESQSRFLVTVKPEHQDEFEQLVNDTKIIGFVRSESGLAIDNEQGEELVSCTLEELHEAWKGAIPCLLTSKV
- the purQ gene encoding phosphoribosylformylglycinamidine synthase subunit PurQ, with product MKFAVIVFPGSNCDTDMYHAVKDELGMDVEYVWHDETDLSRFDGILLPGGFSYGDYLRTGAIARFSNVMSEVVKAANAGKPVLGVCNGFQILLEAGLLPGAMRRNESLKFICKQEGLIVENDTTMFSGLYEKGERITVPVAHGEGNYYCDPETLEDLKANNQVVFTYANNPNGSVEDIAGITNKSGNVLGMMPHPERAVDELLGSNDGLKLFQSIVKSWRERYVATT
- the purS gene encoding phosphoribosylformylglycinamidine synthase subunit PurS, with amino-acid sequence MYKVKVYVTLRESVLDPQGKAVMGSLHKMGQSEVEDVRIGKYLELTMQKGDYDLDAKIAEMCTKLLSNPVIEDYRYEVEEVVAQ
- the purC gene encoding phosphoribosylaminoimidazolesuccinocarboxamide synthase, with the translated sequence MEKLEQLYEGKAKKIYRTTDEQVVWISYKDSATAFNGEKKAEIQGKGRLNNEISTILFELLKEKGIRSHFVKRISETEQLVKKVKILPIEVVIRNIAAGTLAKRLGIPEGQILPRTILEYYYKNDDLGDPLINEDHIDILDLATKEQLQQISEQAFKINELLTSYFADKQVKLVDFKLEFGVDENGQLLLADEISPDTCRLWDAETNEKLDKDVFRRELGSLTDAYEKILKRLGGLSCTK